The following proteins are co-located in the Gossypium hirsutum isolate 1008001.06 chromosome A02, Gossypium_hirsutum_v2.1, whole genome shotgun sequence genome:
- the LOC107951797 gene encoding protein CDI encodes MTSANGNASQVTNNGDVRKPFKIFIGYDPREDQAYKVCRHSILKRTSIPVEITPIVQSDLRAKGLYWRSRDQFESTEFSFTRFLTPYLANYDGWAMFVDCDFLYLADIKELTELINDKYAVMCVHHDYSPKEKTKMDGAVQTVYPRKNWSSMVLYNCGHPKNKGLRPEVVNNQTGAFLHRFQWLDDNEIGSVPCVWNFLEGHNKVVENDPKTFPKAIHYTRGGPWFEAWKTCEFADLWLKEMEEYMKKKSNVS; translated from the coding sequence ATGACTTCGGCTAATGGCAATGCTTCACAAGTGACCAACAATGGCGATGTAAGGAAACCcttcaaaatctttattggttacGATCCGCGTGAAGATCAAGCGTATAAGGTCTGCCGCCATTCTATCTTGAAACGCACTTCTATACCTGTTGAGATCACACCCATTGTTCAATCGGATCTTAGGGCAAAAGGCCTTTATTGGCGCAGCAGGGATCAGTTCGAGAGCACGGAGTTCTCCTTTACGCGGTTCCTAACACCATACTTAGCGAATTACGATGGCTGGGCAATGTTTGTCGACTGTGATTTCCTTTACTTAGCTGATATCAAGGAGTTAACCGAGTTAATCAATGACAAATACGCGGTCATGTGTGTTCATCACGATTATTCACCGAAAGAGAAAACGAAAATGGATGGTGCTGTGCAGACAGTTTATCCCAGGAAGAATTGGTCTTCCATGGTGTTGTATAACTGTGGTCATCCGAAGAACAAAGGGTTGAGACCAGAGGTTGTGAACAACCAAACCGGTGCTTTTCTTCACAGGTTCCAGTGGCTTGACGACAATGAAATTGGGTCCGTCCCGTGTGTTTGGAATTTCCTGGAGGGGCATAACAAGGTTGTTGAGAATGACCCCAAAACATTTCCGAAAGCTATACATTATACTCGTGGAGGACCATGGTTTGAGGCATGGAAGACTTGCGAGTTTGCTGATCTTTGGCTGAAAGAGATGGAAGAGTAcatgaaaaagaaatcaaatgtgAGTTAA